The Pungitius pungitius chromosome 8, fPunPun2.1, whole genome shotgun sequence genome has a window encoding:
- the LOC119229605 gene encoding R3H domain-containing protein 2 isoform X4 — MSVSLATDIQQEGENGPLIEPCSRGKTSPQPQCTKEGTGEAVEPEDSSPQDAQKRAPNHSHGRKRAKSNAKLKLVRSLAVCEESSGPFSNDGPPESDIIQLHISCPSDKEEEKSSKDEYENEEKEKKDKAPRKMLSRDSSQEYTDSTGIDVHEFLVNTLKNNPRDRMMLLKLEQDILEFINDDNNQYKKFPQMTSYHRMLLHRVAAYFGMDHNVDQTGKAVIINKTGNTRIPEQRFSEHIKDERNMDFQKKFILKRDDASMDKDDNQIRVPLQDGRRSKSIEEREEEYQRVRDRIFAREVSFFLQSSQNGYINDNRGNRESSSRASSSRQSSTDSDMKCLEPRPWSSTDSDSSNRTLRPPVTKASSFSGISILTRGDSLGSNKGSQGSCKGSRSGLALISPDVCPPPAASQSSRSLLPCPSQQPQPQVPPQTALLPTPQQHPMGNHMIAQPVASLQPSQPVSYSSPSCPQVLLPVSPPQQYTMGEELAPQFTQMTLSRQGSSENPEPPAMYQAPPTVLTQHPPPQTGYIMATTGQPMPPPSGYQPATGHAHPPPPPPPPSQPVMQAPPPPQGYMQPPPPQQIQVSYYPPGQYPSSSQQYRVSQPMSHQVSYPAQRTQPMPQPTQQSGLQTMMPGQQPSYQGMIGVQQPQNPGLLNSQRAGMGGQMQSIMVQYPQMPSYQVPVGNENQQVVQQQYQQQVMVPVSQSVQGPMPVFYGVITPTQQNSTSPSVGYLQPPNSEQYQITQSPSPCNPQQLQQQYSGVPPPGPGVMVMQLSVPNGPQPSQNPPLVQWNPCKYYSIEQRSSKPGELYKPDNTPQVSTQLTSPLASPTQSPTPSPSGSSVSSVCPGLGPLPLISQFPRPGGPAQGDGRYSLLGQPLQYSLCPPPLMHSQSSYSSHQGPGVMKHGARGKKQTLKSASTDLGTTDFGK, encoded by the exons ATGTCAGTGAGCCTGGCAACAGACATccagcaggagggagagaatgGGCCCCTCATTGAGCCCTGCAGTCGAGGCAAGACCTCCCCTCAACCACAGTGCACCAAGGAGGGCACGGGAGAGGCAGTGGAGCCCGAGGACAGCTCCCCACAGGATGCACAG AAACGGGCTCCTAATCACAGCCATGGGAGGAAAAGGGCCAAG TCTAATGCCAAACTGAAGCTGGTACGGAGTCTGGCAGTGTGCGAGGAGTCCTCTGGTCCGTTCTCCAATGATGGACCTCCAGAATCG GATATCATCCAGCTTCACATCAGCTGTCCATCAGACAAGGAAGAAGAGAAGTCCTCAAAGGACGAGTATGAAaatgaagagaaggaaaagaaggacAAGGCACCAAGAAAGATGTTGTCACGTG ACTCCAGCCAGGAATACACTGACTCCACGGGCATCGACGTTCACGAGTTTCTGGTCAACACACTGAAAAACAATCCCAG GGATCGAATGATGCTGCTCAAACTAGAACAAGATATCCTGGAGTTCATTAATGACGACAA TAACCAGTATAAGAAGTTTCCGCAGATGACGTCTTATCACCGAATGCTGCTGCATCGTGTGGCAGCCTACTTTGGCATGGACCACAATGTGGATCAGACGGGCAAGGCTGTCATCATCAACAAGACGGGAAACACACGCAT CCCAGAACAAAGGTTCTCTGAACACATCAAGGATGAACGTAATATGGACTTCCAGAAGAAATTCATCCTTAAGAGAGACGACGCCAGCATGGACAAGGACGATAATCAG ATCCGGGTTCCACTGCAGGATGGCCGACGTAGCAAGTCCATTGAGGAGCGGGAGGAAGAGTATCAGCGAGTACGAGACCGGATCTTTGCCCGAGAA GTGTCCTTTTTCTTACAGTCCTCTCAAAATGGATACATCAACGACAACAG AGGGAACCGCGAGAGCTCCAGCCGGGCTTCTAGCAGTCGTCAAAGCAGCACAGACAGTGACATGAAGTGTCTGGAGCCACGACCCTGGAGCAGCACAGACTCTGACAGCTCCAACCGTACCCTCCGGCCGCCCGTCACTAAGGCCAGCAGCTTCTCTGGCATCTCCATCCTTACCAGAGGGGATAGCCTCGGCAGCAACAAAGGCTCACAGGGAAGCTGCAAAGGCTCTCGCTCTG GCCTGGCCCTTATCAGTCCTGATGTGTGTCCCCCACCTGCAGCCTCCCAGTCGAGCCGAAGCCTTCTCCCCTGCCCGTCGCAACAGCCACAGCCCCAGGTCCCGCCTCAGACCGCCCTGCTGCCCACTCCACAGCAACACCCCATGGGAAACCACATGATCGCTCAG ccTGTAGCATCTCTGCAGCCCTCTCAGCCTGTCTCCTACTCCAGCCCTTCCTGCCCTCAGGTCCTCCTGCcagtttctcctcctcagcagtACACAATG GGAGAAGAGCTCGCCCCCCAATTCACCCAGATGACGCTGAGTCGGCAGGGCTCCAGTGAGAACCCTGAGCCGCCAGCCATGTATCAGGCTCCTCCCACAGTGCTGACccagcacccccctccccagacCGGATACATCATGGCTACCACAGGTCAGCCTATGCCTCCTCCGTCTGGTTACCAGCCTGCCACTGGACACGCccatcctccacctccaccgcctcctccgTCCCAGCCTGTCATGCAggccccaccacccccacaaGGCTACATGCAGCCCCCTCCACCTCAACAG ATACAGGTGTCCTACTATCCTCCGGGTCAGTATCCCAGCTCCAGCCAGCAGTACCGAGTCTCCCAGCCCATGTCCCACCAGGTGTCTTATCCTGCCCAGCGCACGCAACCCATGCCTCAGCCCACACAGCAGTCAG GTCTCCAGACGATGATGCCCGGCCAGCAGCCGAGCTACCAGGGTATGATCGGTGTGCAGCAGCCCCAAAACCCTGGTCTGCTAAATTCCCAGAGGGCAGGCATGGGAGGACAAATGCAAAGCATAATGGTCCAGTACCCACAGATGCCATCTTATCAG GTTCCGGTGGGAAATGAGAATCAGCAGGTGGTGCAGCAGCAGTACCAGCAGCAGGTGATGGTTCCAGTCAGCCAGTCTGTTCAGGGGCCCATGCCTGTCTTCTACGGCGTTATCACACCCACACAGCAGAATAGCACAAG CCCGTCTGTAGGTTACCTGCAGCCCCCCAACTCTGAGCAGTATCAGATCACACAGTCACCGTCCCCCTGCAACCCTCAACAGTTGCAGCAGCAATATTCAG gagtACCGCCGCCTGGGCCCGGGGTGATGGTCATGCAGCTCAGCGTCCCCAATGGACCACAGCCTTCCCAGAACCCTCCTCTGGTCCAGTGGAACCCATGCAAGTACTACAGCATAGAGCAGAGGTCCAGCAAGCCCGGAGAGCTGTACAAACCGGACAACACTCCAcag GTTAGCACTCAGTTGACGAGTCCCCTGGCCTCCCCCACTCAGTCTCCCACCCCATCTCCCTCCGGCAGCAGCGTCAGCAGCGTCTGTCCAGGCCTGGGACCATTACCCCTCATTTCCCAGTTTCCCCGGC
- the LOC119229605 gene encoding R3H domain-containing protein 2 isoform X2: MSVSLATDIQQEGENGPLIEPCSRGKTSPQPQCTKEGTGEAVEPEDSSPQDAQKRAPNHSHGRKRAKSNAKLKLVRSLAVCEESSGPFSNDGPPESDIIQLHISCPSDKEEEKSSKDEYENEEKEKKDKAPRKMLSRDSSQEYTDSTGIDVHEFLVNTLKNNPRDRMMLLKLEQDILEFINDDNNQYKKFPQMTSYHRMLLHRVAAYFGMDHNVDQTGKAVIINKTGNTRIPEQRFSEHIKDERNMDFQKKFILKRDDASMDKDDNQIRVPLQDGRRSKSIEEREEEYQRVRDRIFARESSQNGYINDNRLSTEGYCSSSQKRRQIFRGNRESSSRASSSRQSSTDSDMKCLEPRPWSSTDSDSSNRTLRPPVTKASSFSGISILTRGDSLGSNKGSQGSCKGSRSGLALISPDVCPPPAASQSSRSLLPCPSQQPQPQVPPQTALLPTPQQHPMGNHMIAQPVASLQPSQPVSYSSPSCPQVLLPVSPPQQYTMGEELAPQFTQMTLSRQGSSENPEPPAMYQAPPTVLTQHPPPQTGYIMATTGQPMPPPSGYQPATGHAHPPPPPPPPSQPVMQAPPPPQGYMQPPPPQQIQVSYYPPGQYPSSSQQYRVSQPMSHQVSYPAQRTQPMPQPTQQSGLQTMMPGQQPSYQGMIGVQQPQNPGLLNSQRAGMGGQMQSIMVQYPQMPSYQVPVGNENQQVVQQQYQQQVMVPVSQSVQGPMPVFYGVITPTQQNSTSPSVGYLQPPNSEQYQITQSPSPCNPQQLQQQYSGVPPPGPGVMVMQLSVPNGPQPSQNPPLVQWNPCKYYSIEQRSSKPGELYKPDNTPQVSTQLTSPLASPTQSPTPSPSGSSVSSVCPGLGPLPLISQFPRPGGPAQGDGRYSLLGQPLQYSLCPPPLMHSQSSYSSHQGPGVMKHGARGKKQTLKSASTDLGTTDFGK, from the exons ATGTCAGTGAGCCTGGCAACAGACATccagcaggagggagagaatgGGCCCCTCATTGAGCCCTGCAGTCGAGGCAAGACCTCCCCTCAACCACAGTGCACCAAGGAGGGCACGGGAGAGGCAGTGGAGCCCGAGGACAGCTCCCCACAGGATGCACAG AAACGGGCTCCTAATCACAGCCATGGGAGGAAAAGGGCCAAG TCTAATGCCAAACTGAAGCTGGTACGGAGTCTGGCAGTGTGCGAGGAGTCCTCTGGTCCGTTCTCCAATGATGGACCTCCAGAATCG GATATCATCCAGCTTCACATCAGCTGTCCATCAGACAAGGAAGAAGAGAAGTCCTCAAAGGACGAGTATGAAaatgaagagaaggaaaagaaggacAAGGCACCAAGAAAGATGTTGTCACGTG ACTCCAGCCAGGAATACACTGACTCCACGGGCATCGACGTTCACGAGTTTCTGGTCAACACACTGAAAAACAATCCCAG GGATCGAATGATGCTGCTCAAACTAGAACAAGATATCCTGGAGTTCATTAATGACGACAA TAACCAGTATAAGAAGTTTCCGCAGATGACGTCTTATCACCGAATGCTGCTGCATCGTGTGGCAGCCTACTTTGGCATGGACCACAATGTGGATCAGACGGGCAAGGCTGTCATCATCAACAAGACGGGAAACACACGCAT CCCAGAACAAAGGTTCTCTGAACACATCAAGGATGAACGTAATATGGACTTCCAGAAGAAATTCATCCTTAAGAGAGACGACGCCAGCATGGACAAGGACGATAATCAG ATCCGGGTTCCACTGCAGGATGGCCGACGTAGCAAGTCCATTGAGGAGCGGGAGGAAGAGTATCAGCGAGTACGAGACCGGATCTTTGCCCGAGAA TCCTCTCAAAATGGATACATCAACGACAACAG ACTTTCCACTGAGGGCTACTGCTCTAGCTCTCAAAAGAGGAGGCAGATCTTTAG AGGGAACCGCGAGAGCTCCAGCCGGGCTTCTAGCAGTCGTCAAAGCAGCACAGACAGTGACATGAAGTGTCTGGAGCCACGACCCTGGAGCAGCACAGACTCTGACAGCTCCAACCGTACCCTCCGGCCGCCCGTCACTAAGGCCAGCAGCTTCTCTGGCATCTCCATCCTTACCAGAGGGGATAGCCTCGGCAGCAACAAAGGCTCACAGGGAAGCTGCAAAGGCTCTCGCTCTG GCCTGGCCCTTATCAGTCCTGATGTGTGTCCCCCACCTGCAGCCTCCCAGTCGAGCCGAAGCCTTCTCCCCTGCCCGTCGCAACAGCCACAGCCCCAGGTCCCGCCTCAGACCGCCCTGCTGCCCACTCCACAGCAACACCCCATGGGAAACCACATGATCGCTCAG ccTGTAGCATCTCTGCAGCCCTCTCAGCCTGTCTCCTACTCCAGCCCTTCCTGCCCTCAGGTCCTCCTGCcagtttctcctcctcagcagtACACAATG GGAGAAGAGCTCGCCCCCCAATTCACCCAGATGACGCTGAGTCGGCAGGGCTCCAGTGAGAACCCTGAGCCGCCAGCCATGTATCAGGCTCCTCCCACAGTGCTGACccagcacccccctccccagacCGGATACATCATGGCTACCACAGGTCAGCCTATGCCTCCTCCGTCTGGTTACCAGCCTGCCACTGGACACGCccatcctccacctccaccgcctcctccgTCCCAGCCTGTCATGCAggccccaccacccccacaaGGCTACATGCAGCCCCCTCCACCTCAACAG ATACAGGTGTCCTACTATCCTCCGGGTCAGTATCCCAGCTCCAGCCAGCAGTACCGAGTCTCCCAGCCCATGTCCCACCAGGTGTCTTATCCTGCCCAGCGCACGCAACCCATGCCTCAGCCCACACAGCAGTCAG GTCTCCAGACGATGATGCCCGGCCAGCAGCCGAGCTACCAGGGTATGATCGGTGTGCAGCAGCCCCAAAACCCTGGTCTGCTAAATTCCCAGAGGGCAGGCATGGGAGGACAAATGCAAAGCATAATGGTCCAGTACCCACAGATGCCATCTTATCAG GTTCCGGTGGGAAATGAGAATCAGCAGGTGGTGCAGCAGCAGTACCAGCAGCAGGTGATGGTTCCAGTCAGCCAGTCTGTTCAGGGGCCCATGCCTGTCTTCTACGGCGTTATCACACCCACACAGCAGAATAGCACAAG CCCGTCTGTAGGTTACCTGCAGCCCCCCAACTCTGAGCAGTATCAGATCACACAGTCACCGTCCCCCTGCAACCCTCAACAGTTGCAGCAGCAATATTCAG gagtACCGCCGCCTGGGCCCGGGGTGATGGTCATGCAGCTCAGCGTCCCCAATGGACCACAGCCTTCCCAGAACCCTCCTCTGGTCCAGTGGAACCCATGCAAGTACTACAGCATAGAGCAGAGGTCCAGCAAGCCCGGAGAGCTGTACAAACCGGACAACACTCCAcag GTTAGCACTCAGTTGACGAGTCCCCTGGCCTCCCCCACTCAGTCTCCCACCCCATCTCCCTCCGGCAGCAGCGTCAGCAGCGTCTGTCCAGGCCTGGGACCATTACCCCTCATTTCCCAGTTTCCCCGGC
- the LOC119229605 gene encoding R3H domain-containing protein 2 isoform X7: MSVSLATDIQQEGENGPLIEPCSRGKTSPQPQCTKEGTGEAVEPEDSSPQDAQKRAPNHSHGRKRAKSNAKLKLVRSLAVCEESSGPFSNDGPPESDIIQLHISCPSDKEEEKSSKDEYENEEKEKKDKAPRKMLSRDSSQEYTDSTGIDVHEFLVNTLKNNPRDRMMLLKLEQDILEFINDDNNQYKKFPQMTSYHRMLLHRVAAYFGMDHNVDQTGKAVIINKTGNTRIPEQRFSEHIKDERNMDFQKKFILKRDDASMDKDDNQIRVPLQDGRRSKSIEEREEEYQRVRDRIFAREVSFFLQSSQNGYINDNRLSTEGYCSSSQKRRQIFRGNRESSSRASSSRQSSTDSDMKCLEPRPWSSTDSDSSNRTLRPPVTKASSFSGISILTRGDSLGSNKGSQGSCKGSRSGLALISPDVCPPPAASQSSRSLLPCPSQQPQPQVPPQTALLPTPQQHPMGNHMIAQGEELAPQFTQMTLSRQGSSENPEPPAMYQAPPTVLTQHPPPQTGYIMATTGQPMPPPSGYQPATGHAHPPPPPPPPSQPVMQAPPPPQGYMQPPPPQQIQVSYYPPGQYPSSSQQYRVSQPMSHQVSYPAQRTQPMPQPTQQSGLQTMMPGQQPSYQGMIGVQQPQNPGLLNSQRAGMGGQMQSIMVQYPQMPSYQVPVGNENQQVVQQQYQQQVMVPVSQSVQGPMPVFYGVITPTQQNSTSPSVGYLQPPNSEQYQITQSPSPCNPQQLQQQYSGVPPPGPGVMVMQLSVPNGPQPSQNPPLVQWNPCKYYSIEQRSSKPGELYKPDNTPQVSTQLTSPLASPTQSPTPSPSGSSVSSVCPGLGPLPLISQFPRPGGPAQGDGRYSLLGQPLQYSLCPPPLMHSQSSYSSHQGPGVMKHGARGKKQTLKSASTDLGTTDFGK, from the exons ATGTCAGTGAGCCTGGCAACAGACATccagcaggagggagagaatgGGCCCCTCATTGAGCCCTGCAGTCGAGGCAAGACCTCCCCTCAACCACAGTGCACCAAGGAGGGCACGGGAGAGGCAGTGGAGCCCGAGGACAGCTCCCCACAGGATGCACAG AAACGGGCTCCTAATCACAGCCATGGGAGGAAAAGGGCCAAG TCTAATGCCAAACTGAAGCTGGTACGGAGTCTGGCAGTGTGCGAGGAGTCCTCTGGTCCGTTCTCCAATGATGGACCTCCAGAATCG GATATCATCCAGCTTCACATCAGCTGTCCATCAGACAAGGAAGAAGAGAAGTCCTCAAAGGACGAGTATGAAaatgaagagaaggaaaagaaggacAAGGCACCAAGAAAGATGTTGTCACGTG ACTCCAGCCAGGAATACACTGACTCCACGGGCATCGACGTTCACGAGTTTCTGGTCAACACACTGAAAAACAATCCCAG GGATCGAATGATGCTGCTCAAACTAGAACAAGATATCCTGGAGTTCATTAATGACGACAA TAACCAGTATAAGAAGTTTCCGCAGATGACGTCTTATCACCGAATGCTGCTGCATCGTGTGGCAGCCTACTTTGGCATGGACCACAATGTGGATCAGACGGGCAAGGCTGTCATCATCAACAAGACGGGAAACACACGCAT CCCAGAACAAAGGTTCTCTGAACACATCAAGGATGAACGTAATATGGACTTCCAGAAGAAATTCATCCTTAAGAGAGACGACGCCAGCATGGACAAGGACGATAATCAG ATCCGGGTTCCACTGCAGGATGGCCGACGTAGCAAGTCCATTGAGGAGCGGGAGGAAGAGTATCAGCGAGTACGAGACCGGATCTTTGCCCGAGAA GTGTCCTTTTTCTTACAGTCCTCTCAAAATGGATACATCAACGACAACAG ACTTTCCACTGAGGGCTACTGCTCTAGCTCTCAAAAGAGGAGGCAGATCTTTAG AGGGAACCGCGAGAGCTCCAGCCGGGCTTCTAGCAGTCGTCAAAGCAGCACAGACAGTGACATGAAGTGTCTGGAGCCACGACCCTGGAGCAGCACAGACTCTGACAGCTCCAACCGTACCCTCCGGCCGCCCGTCACTAAGGCCAGCAGCTTCTCTGGCATCTCCATCCTTACCAGAGGGGATAGCCTCGGCAGCAACAAAGGCTCACAGGGAAGCTGCAAAGGCTCTCGCTCTG GCCTGGCCCTTATCAGTCCTGATGTGTGTCCCCCACCTGCAGCCTCCCAGTCGAGCCGAAGCCTTCTCCCCTGCCCGTCGCAACAGCCACAGCCCCAGGTCCCGCCTCAGACCGCCCTGCTGCCCACTCCACAGCAACACCCCATGGGAAACCACATGATCGCTCAG GGAGAAGAGCTCGCCCCCCAATTCACCCAGATGACGCTGAGTCGGCAGGGCTCCAGTGAGAACCCTGAGCCGCCAGCCATGTATCAGGCTCCTCCCACAGTGCTGACccagcacccccctccccagacCGGATACATCATGGCTACCACAGGTCAGCCTATGCCTCCTCCGTCTGGTTACCAGCCTGCCACTGGACACGCccatcctccacctccaccgcctcctccgTCCCAGCCTGTCATGCAggccccaccacccccacaaGGCTACATGCAGCCCCCTCCACCTCAACAG ATACAGGTGTCCTACTATCCTCCGGGTCAGTATCCCAGCTCCAGCCAGCAGTACCGAGTCTCCCAGCCCATGTCCCACCAGGTGTCTTATCCTGCCCAGCGCACGCAACCCATGCCTCAGCCCACACAGCAGTCAG GTCTCCAGACGATGATGCCCGGCCAGCAGCCGAGCTACCAGGGTATGATCGGTGTGCAGCAGCCCCAAAACCCTGGTCTGCTAAATTCCCAGAGGGCAGGCATGGGAGGACAAATGCAAAGCATAATGGTCCAGTACCCACAGATGCCATCTTATCAG GTTCCGGTGGGAAATGAGAATCAGCAGGTGGTGCAGCAGCAGTACCAGCAGCAGGTGATGGTTCCAGTCAGCCAGTCTGTTCAGGGGCCCATGCCTGTCTTCTACGGCGTTATCACACCCACACAGCAGAATAGCACAAG CCCGTCTGTAGGTTACCTGCAGCCCCCCAACTCTGAGCAGTATCAGATCACACAGTCACCGTCCCCCTGCAACCCTCAACAGTTGCAGCAGCAATATTCAG gagtACCGCCGCCTGGGCCCGGGGTGATGGTCATGCAGCTCAGCGTCCCCAATGGACCACAGCCTTCCCAGAACCCTCCTCTGGTCCAGTGGAACCCATGCAAGTACTACAGCATAGAGCAGAGGTCCAGCAAGCCCGGAGAGCTGTACAAACCGGACAACACTCCAcag GTTAGCACTCAGTTGACGAGTCCCCTGGCCTCCCCCACTCAGTCTCCCACCCCATCTCCCTCCGGCAGCAGCGTCAGCAGCGTCTGTCCAGGCCTGGGACCATTACCCCTCATTTCCCAGTTTCCCCGGC
- the LOC119229605 gene encoding R3H domain-containing protein 2 isoform X3, with protein MSVSLATDIQQEGENGPLIEPCSRGKTSPQPQCTKEGTGEAVEPEDSSPQDAQKRAPNHSHGRKRAKSNAKLKLVRSLAVCEESSGPFSNDGPPESDIIQLHISCPSDKEEEKSSKDEYENEEKEKKDKAPRKMLSRDSSQEYTDSTGIDVHEFLVNTLKNNPRDRMMLLKLEQDILEFINDDNNQYKKFPQMTSYHRMLLHRVAAYFGMDHNVDQTGKAVIINKTGNTRIPEQRFSEHIKDERNMDFQKKFILKRDDASMDKDDNQIRVPLQDGRRSKSIEEREEEYQRVRDRIFAREVSFFLQSSQNGYINDNRLSTEGYCSSSQKRRQIFRGNRESSSRASSSRQSSTDSDMKCLEPRPWSSTDSDSSNRTLRPPVTKASSFSGISILTRGDSLGSNKGSQGSCKGSRSASQSSRSLLPCPSQQPQPQVPPQTALLPTPQQHPMGNHMIAQPVASLQPSQPVSYSSPSCPQVLLPVSPPQQYTMGEELAPQFTQMTLSRQGSSENPEPPAMYQAPPTVLTQHPPPQTGYIMATTGQPMPPPSGYQPATGHAHPPPPPPPPSQPVMQAPPPPQGYMQPPPPQQIQVSYYPPGQYPSSSQQYRVSQPMSHQVSYPAQRTQPMPQPTQQSGLQTMMPGQQPSYQGMIGVQQPQNPGLLNSQRAGMGGQMQSIMVQYPQMPSYQVPVGNENQQVVQQQYQQQVMVPVSQSVQGPMPVFYGVITPTQQNSTSPSVGYLQPPNSEQYQITQSPSPCNPQQLQQQYSGVPPPGPGVMVMQLSVPNGPQPSQNPPLVQWNPCKYYSIEQRSSKPGELYKPDNTPQVSTQLTSPLASPTQSPTPSPSGSSVSSVCPGLGPLPLISQFPRPGGPAQGDGRYSLLGQPLQYSLCPPPLMHSQSSYSSHQGPGVMKHGARGKKQTLKSASTDLGTTDFGK; from the exons ATGTCAGTGAGCCTGGCAACAGACATccagcaggagggagagaatgGGCCCCTCATTGAGCCCTGCAGTCGAGGCAAGACCTCCCCTCAACCACAGTGCACCAAGGAGGGCACGGGAGAGGCAGTGGAGCCCGAGGACAGCTCCCCACAGGATGCACAG AAACGGGCTCCTAATCACAGCCATGGGAGGAAAAGGGCCAAG TCTAATGCCAAACTGAAGCTGGTACGGAGTCTGGCAGTGTGCGAGGAGTCCTCTGGTCCGTTCTCCAATGATGGACCTCCAGAATCG GATATCATCCAGCTTCACATCAGCTGTCCATCAGACAAGGAAGAAGAGAAGTCCTCAAAGGACGAGTATGAAaatgaagagaaggaaaagaaggacAAGGCACCAAGAAAGATGTTGTCACGTG ACTCCAGCCAGGAATACACTGACTCCACGGGCATCGACGTTCACGAGTTTCTGGTCAACACACTGAAAAACAATCCCAG GGATCGAATGATGCTGCTCAAACTAGAACAAGATATCCTGGAGTTCATTAATGACGACAA TAACCAGTATAAGAAGTTTCCGCAGATGACGTCTTATCACCGAATGCTGCTGCATCGTGTGGCAGCCTACTTTGGCATGGACCACAATGTGGATCAGACGGGCAAGGCTGTCATCATCAACAAGACGGGAAACACACGCAT CCCAGAACAAAGGTTCTCTGAACACATCAAGGATGAACGTAATATGGACTTCCAGAAGAAATTCATCCTTAAGAGAGACGACGCCAGCATGGACAAGGACGATAATCAG ATCCGGGTTCCACTGCAGGATGGCCGACGTAGCAAGTCCATTGAGGAGCGGGAGGAAGAGTATCAGCGAGTACGAGACCGGATCTTTGCCCGAGAA GTGTCCTTTTTCTTACAGTCCTCTCAAAATGGATACATCAACGACAACAG ACTTTCCACTGAGGGCTACTGCTCTAGCTCTCAAAAGAGGAGGCAGATCTTTAG AGGGAACCGCGAGAGCTCCAGCCGGGCTTCTAGCAGTCGTCAAAGCAGCACAGACAGTGACATGAAGTGTCTGGAGCCACGACCCTGGAGCAGCACAGACTCTGACAGCTCCAACCGTACCCTCCGGCCGCCCGTCACTAAGGCCAGCAGCTTCTCTGGCATCTCCATCCTTACCAGAGGGGATAGCCTCGGCAGCAACAAAGGCTCACAGGGAAGCTGCAAAGGCTCTCGCTCTG CCTCCCAGTCGAGCCGAAGCCTTCTCCCCTGCCCGTCGCAACAGCCACAGCCCCAGGTCCCGCCTCAGACCGCCCTGCTGCCCACTCCACAGCAACACCCCATGGGAAACCACATGATCGCTCAG ccTGTAGCATCTCTGCAGCCCTCTCAGCCTGTCTCCTACTCCAGCCCTTCCTGCCCTCAGGTCCTCCTGCcagtttctcctcctcagcagtACACAATG GGAGAAGAGCTCGCCCCCCAATTCACCCAGATGACGCTGAGTCGGCAGGGCTCCAGTGAGAACCCTGAGCCGCCAGCCATGTATCAGGCTCCTCCCACAGTGCTGACccagcacccccctccccagacCGGATACATCATGGCTACCACAGGTCAGCCTATGCCTCCTCCGTCTGGTTACCAGCCTGCCACTGGACACGCccatcctccacctccaccgcctcctccgTCCCAGCCTGTCATGCAggccccaccacccccacaaGGCTACATGCAGCCCCCTCCACCTCAACAG ATACAGGTGTCCTACTATCCTCCGGGTCAGTATCCCAGCTCCAGCCAGCAGTACCGAGTCTCCCAGCCCATGTCCCACCAGGTGTCTTATCCTGCCCAGCGCACGCAACCCATGCCTCAGCCCACACAGCAGTCAG GTCTCCAGACGATGATGCCCGGCCAGCAGCCGAGCTACCAGGGTATGATCGGTGTGCAGCAGCCCCAAAACCCTGGTCTGCTAAATTCCCAGAGGGCAGGCATGGGAGGACAAATGCAAAGCATAATGGTCCAGTACCCACAGATGCCATCTTATCAG GTTCCGGTGGGAAATGAGAATCAGCAGGTGGTGCAGCAGCAGTACCAGCAGCAGGTGATGGTTCCAGTCAGCCAGTCTGTTCAGGGGCCCATGCCTGTCTTCTACGGCGTTATCACACCCACACAGCAGAATAGCACAAG CCCGTCTGTAGGTTACCTGCAGCCCCCCAACTCTGAGCAGTATCAGATCACACAGTCACCGTCCCCCTGCAACCCTCAACAGTTGCAGCAGCAATATTCAG gagtACCGCCGCCTGGGCCCGGGGTGATGGTCATGCAGCTCAGCGTCCCCAATGGACCACAGCCTTCCCAGAACCCTCCTCTGGTCCAGTGGAACCCATGCAAGTACTACAGCATAGAGCAGAGGTCCAGCAAGCCCGGAGAGCTGTACAAACCGGACAACACTCCAcag GTTAGCACTCAGTTGACGAGTCCCCTGGCCTCCCCCACTCAGTCTCCCACCCCATCTCCCTCCGGCAGCAGCGTCAGCAGCGTCTGTCCAGGCCTGGGACCATTACCCCTCATTTCCCAGTTTCCCCGGC